The following are from one region of the Ptychodera flava strain L36383 chromosome 15, AS_Pfla_20210202, whole genome shotgun sequence genome:
- the LOC139150966 gene encoding uncharacterized protein isoform X1, which produces MTTLSIIRTMFSFHQCFLCLLLLESVVIATHQHRKLVLADLTTNKLTREHDGSFGMWSYHGDAKASHASQTEFIYNADFLTKYGHLHPSIATTVYPNMGLTSDMDPVYQEYLILQSKTAKIDGFLLEWGYKGHPSDNALQSLIPLVKKHSPFKIGVNWCDHWLKMSLQNHTGSELVEAFHENAQYLFDGLFSLGSNNTVFLNSSPLIFLFGGGLTSQQFKEVLSKPFHLPSGVTSPLWLGSYLNFVSDGTWSKWKNLINGTFGWVPSRLRPTPSNMKHWDYYGNLQDTITYQTNVSSFGEECVKRKECIMWCGSVSPGFDNRGCAGWGSTLKYLPRTDLTNHTKLLYDAQWEAISQTEIDLVVVATLNDFPEATTILGVNGNNEILERTEFWSSQWKDLPSNPTGIELPTVWYTYMKTLQFYNKTRNLDVSEIFRILESVSMLISNGNYVVAEDILNYVVRSKVSEVEGKLRVTNIAMKVPSVDAYSVCDVIINGSYYINKTTGLYLQINESLAGRLRKENFQGYLQFQYQHLSSNFSSFQVYSSSKRKRQGTKYSTLSNFFGRSAISGDFIRTGDYAEVCNIMVKQQGVWQSARVELYKDNQSWDHTGYHGADLHFKTDQSPFLISNISLSFQIYSLKHK; this is translated from the exons ATGACAACCTTGTCAATCATCAGGACTATGTTTTCTTTCCATCAGTGTTTTTTATGTTTGCTCCTCCTTGAGAGTGTTGTCATAGCAACTCATCAACATAGAAAACTA GTCCTTGCAGACTTGACAACCAACAAACTAACCAGGGAACATGATGGTAGCTTTGGCATGTGGTCATACCACGG AGATGCTAAGGCCAGCCATGCTAGTCAAACTGAGTTCATTTACAATGCAGATTTTCTGACCAAATATGGTCACCTCCATCCTAGTATTGCTACAACTGTGTATCCAAATATGGGCTTGACCTCTGACATGGACCCAGTGTATCAA GAATATTTAATTCTGCAAAGTAAGACTGCAAAGATAGATGGATTTCTTTTAGAATGG GGTTACAAAGGCCATCCAAGTGACAATGCATTGCAGAGTTTAATACCTCTTGTCAAGAAGCATTCACCATTCAAAATTGGAGTCAATTG GTGTGACCACTGGTTGAAGATGTCATTGCAAAATCACACGGGTTCAGAG TTGGTTGAGGCTTTTCATGAAAATGCCCAGTATTTGTTTGATGGTTTGTTCAGTCTTGGCTCCAACAACACCGTCTTCCTGAATTCATCTCCTTTAATTTTCCTGTTTGGTGGTGGTCTGACATCACAACAGTtcaaag AAGTGCTATCCAAACCATTTCATCTGCCAAGTGGAGTGACATCACCATTGTGGCTCGGTAGCTACCTCAACTTTGTATCAGATGGCACATGGTCAAAATGGAAAAATCTTATCAATGGTACTTTTGGTTGGGTGCCATCACGACTCCGGCCGACGCCAAGTAATATGAAACATTGGGATTACTATGGTAATCTTCAAGACACAATAACATATCAG ACAAACGTTTCAAGTTTTGGTGAGGAATGCGTGAAGAGAAAGGAATGCATAATGTGGTGTGGCTCAGTATCACCAGGTTTTGACAACAGGGGTTGTGCTGGATGGGGGTCAACTCTCAAATATCTTCCAAGAACTGATCTAACCAACCATACAAA ATTGCTGTATGATGCCCAGTGGGAGGCTATTAGCCAGACTGAAATTGACTTGGTTGTCGTAGCAACTCTCAACGACTTTCCGG aaGCGACAACAATCCTTGGTGTGAATGGAAACAATGAAATATTGGAAAGAACTGAGTTCTGGTCATCTCAATGGAAAGACTTGCCCAGCAACCCTACAGGTATTGAACTACCTACGGTGTGGTATACTTACATGAAGACATTACAATTCTACAACAAAACCAGGAATTTAGACG TTTCAGAGATATTCAGAATACTGGAAAGTGTTTCTATGTTGATTAGCAACGGTAACTATGTCGTGGCAGAAGACATATTGAATTATGTTGTCAG gtcaaaggtcagtgaaGTGGAAGGAAAGTTACGAGTGACAAATATAGCCATGAAGGTGCCGAGCGTTGATGCGTATTCAGTGTGTGACGTAATCATCAATGGTAGTTACTACATCAACAAGACGACGGGACTCTACCTGCAGATCAATGAATCACTGGCCGGCAGGTTGCGCAAAGAGAATTTCCAG ggCTATTTACAATTTCAGTACCAGCATCTATCATCCAATTTTTCCTCTTTTCAAGTTTATTCTTCAAGTAAAAGAAAACGCCAAGGAACAAAATATAGCACTCTTTCAAACTTTTTTGGAAGATCCGCAATTTCTGGAGATTTTATACGTACTGGTGATTATGCTGAAGTATGCAATATTATGGTGAAACAACAAG GAGTGTGGCAGTCTGCCAGAGTAGAGCTATATAAGGACAACCAATCCTGGGATCACACCGGTTACCATGGCGCTGATCTTCACTTCAAAACGGACCAAtcaccatttttaatttcaaatatctcatTATCATTCCAGATCTACTCTCTCAAACACAAATAG
- the LOC139150966 gene encoding uncharacterized protein isoform X2: protein MMVALACGHTTVLPSRDAKASHASQTEFIYNADFLTKYGHLHPSIATTVYPNMGLTSDMDPVYQEYLILQSKTAKIDGFLLEWGYKGHPSDNALQSLIPLVKKHSPFKIGVNWCDHWLKMSLQNHTGSELVEAFHENAQYLFDGLFSLGSNNTVFLNSSPLIFLFGGGLTSQQFKEVLSKPFHLPSGVTSPLWLGSYLNFVSDGTWSKWKNLINGTFGWVPSRLRPTPSNMKHWDYYGNLQDTITYQTNVSSFGEECVKRKECIMWCGSVSPGFDNRGCAGWGSTLKYLPRTDLTNHTKLLYDAQWEAISQTEIDLVVVATLNDFPEATTILGVNGNNEILERTEFWSSQWKDLPSNPTGIELPTVWYTYMKTLQFYNKTRNLDVSEIFRILESVSMLISNGNYVVAEDILNYVVRSKVSEVEGKLRVTNIAMKVPSVDAYSVCDVIINGSYYINKTTGLYLQINESLAGRLRKENFQGYLQFQYQHLSSNFSSFQVYSSSKRKRQGTKYSTLSNFFGRSAISGDFIRTGDYAEVCNIMVKQQGVWQSARVELYKDNQSWDHTGYHGADLHFKTDQSPFLISNISLSFQIYSLKHK from the exons ATGATGGTAGCTTTGGCATGTGGTCATACCACGG TTTTGCCTTCCAGAGATGCTAAGGCCAGCCATGCTAGTCAAACTGAGTTCATTTACAATGCAGATTTTCTGACCAAATATGGTCACCTCCATCCTAGTATTGCTACAACTGTGTATCCAAATATGGGCTTGACCTCTGACATGGACCCAGTGTATCAA GAATATTTAATTCTGCAAAGTAAGACTGCAAAGATAGATGGATTTCTTTTAGAATGG GGTTACAAAGGCCATCCAAGTGACAATGCATTGCAGAGTTTAATACCTCTTGTCAAGAAGCATTCACCATTCAAAATTGGAGTCAATTG GTGTGACCACTGGTTGAAGATGTCATTGCAAAATCACACGGGTTCAGAG TTGGTTGAGGCTTTTCATGAAAATGCCCAGTATTTGTTTGATGGTTTGTTCAGTCTTGGCTCCAACAACACCGTCTTCCTGAATTCATCTCCTTTAATTTTCCTGTTTGGTGGTGGTCTGACATCACAACAGTtcaaag AAGTGCTATCCAAACCATTTCATCTGCCAAGTGGAGTGACATCACCATTGTGGCTCGGTAGCTACCTCAACTTTGTATCAGATGGCACATGGTCAAAATGGAAAAATCTTATCAATGGTACTTTTGGTTGGGTGCCATCACGACTCCGGCCGACGCCAAGTAATATGAAACATTGGGATTACTATGGTAATCTTCAAGACACAATAACATATCAG ACAAACGTTTCAAGTTTTGGTGAGGAATGCGTGAAGAGAAAGGAATGCATAATGTGGTGTGGCTCAGTATCACCAGGTTTTGACAACAGGGGTTGTGCTGGATGGGGGTCAACTCTCAAATATCTTCCAAGAACTGATCTAACCAACCATACAAA ATTGCTGTATGATGCCCAGTGGGAGGCTATTAGCCAGACTGAAATTGACTTGGTTGTCGTAGCAACTCTCAACGACTTTCCGG aaGCGACAACAATCCTTGGTGTGAATGGAAACAATGAAATATTGGAAAGAACTGAGTTCTGGTCATCTCAATGGAAAGACTTGCCCAGCAACCCTACAGGTATTGAACTACCTACGGTGTGGTATACTTACATGAAGACATTACAATTCTACAACAAAACCAGGAATTTAGACG TTTCAGAGATATTCAGAATACTGGAAAGTGTTTCTATGTTGATTAGCAACGGTAACTATGTCGTGGCAGAAGACATATTGAATTATGTTGTCAG gtcaaaggtcagtgaaGTGGAAGGAAAGTTACGAGTGACAAATATAGCCATGAAGGTGCCGAGCGTTGATGCGTATTCAGTGTGTGACGTAATCATCAATGGTAGTTACTACATCAACAAGACGACGGGACTCTACCTGCAGATCAATGAATCACTGGCCGGCAGGTTGCGCAAAGAGAATTTCCAG ggCTATTTACAATTTCAGTACCAGCATCTATCATCCAATTTTTCCTCTTTTCAAGTTTATTCTTCAAGTAAAAGAAAACGCCAAGGAACAAAATATAGCACTCTTTCAAACTTTTTTGGAAGATCCGCAATTTCTGGAGATTTTATACGTACTGGTGATTATGCTGAAGTATGCAATATTATGGTGAAACAACAAG GAGTGTGGCAGTCTGCCAGAGTAGAGCTATATAAGGACAACCAATCCTGGGATCACACCGGTTACCATGGCGCTGATCTTCACTTCAAAACGGACCAAtcaccatttttaatttcaaatatctcatTATCATTCCAGATCTACTCTCTCAAACACAAATAG